Proteins encoded within one genomic window of Rhodohalobacter sp. SW132:
- a CDS encoding YheT family hydrolase yields MSDSQEFYLPEFDSAPWCMNGHMHTIFASLLFQPAFVDFKRHLVPTPDGDHLNLDLVEHENGSPVTIILHGLEGSSNRFYVRNLANHLHVNGHTVAALNFRSCGGKMNKKRRFYHSGEYEDLNTVTNWLREKYPESPILAAGFSLGGSVLLNYLRHHATNNQISGFAAVSVPYDLYRGSLNLQKGFNRLYDYQFLRTLKQKLHQKRESFSDLPTFSGRTVFDFDDQVTAPIHGFEDARDYYQQCSSAYFMDEIKTWGLLIHSREDPLCPFDFTPEDVINQNPKLTTSFPERGGHVGFWSLPPGWVELTIGTYFRQLLS; encoded by the coding sequence GTGTCTGACTCCCAAGAGTTCTATTTGCCCGAATTTGATTCCGCACCGTGGTGTATGAACGGCCATATGCATACCATTTTTGCATCCCTCCTGTTTCAGCCCGCTTTTGTTGATTTTAAGCGACACCTCGTTCCAACACCCGATGGTGATCATCTGAACCTGGACTTGGTTGAACATGAGAACGGCTCACCGGTTACGATTATACTGCACGGACTGGAGGGATCATCAAACCGCTTTTATGTGCGTAACCTGGCGAATCACCTTCATGTGAACGGACATACTGTTGCAGCGCTTAATTTCAGGAGTTGTGGCGGTAAAATGAATAAAAAACGCAGATTTTATCACTCCGGCGAATATGAGGATCTCAACACTGTCACGAACTGGCTCCGTGAAAAATATCCCGAATCGCCGATTCTTGCTGCAGGATTTTCACTGGGCGGAAGTGTACTTCTGAACTACCTCAGGCATCATGCAACAAACAACCAGATTTCAGGTTTTGCTGCAGTTTCCGTACCGTATGATCTGTACCGGGGTTCACTAAATCTGCAAAAAGGATTTAACCGATTATATGATTACCAATTTTTAAGAACTCTTAAACAGAAACTTCATCAAAAACGAGAATCCTTTTCTGATCTCCCAACATTTAGCGGCAGAACCGTTTTTGATTTTGATGACCAGGTCACAGCCCCAATCCACGGATTTGAGGATGCACGTGACTATTACCAACAGTGTTCCAGCGCCTATTTTATGGATGAGATTAAAACCTGGGGCCTGCTCATTCACAGCCGGGAAGATCCGCTCTGTCCGTTTGATTTCACCCCGGAAGATGTCATCAATCAAAATCCTAAGCTTACAACATCATTCCCGGAACGGGGCGGCCATGTGGGGTTCTGGAGCCTTCCGCCCGGCTGGGTTGAGCTGACGATCGGAACCTACTTCCGGCAGTTGCTGAGCTGA